A genomic window from Microvirga sp. TS319 includes:
- the tig gene encoding trigger factor, producing MQVTETLSQGLKREFKVVLPATELEQRLNSELDNIKDRVRLNGFRPGKVPVAHLRKVYGRSVMSDVLQNAVNEANRKIVEDNGLKLAHEPQIQFPEDKDTIEKAMDAKGDLAFTVALEVLPDFELADLSDVSVKKPVVEVSETEINESLERMAKQNRSFETKEGAAADGDRVLVDFVGRIDGTEFEGGNGQDIHVELGSNTFIPGFEEQLIGLKAGDTKLVKVKFPENYLAAHLAGKDAEFDVTVKDVEAPGELKIDDEMAKGFGMESLDKLKEAIGDAIKRDFDAQSRRKVKKELLDALDAKYSFELPPSLVEQEFAAVWSQVEADMKSNGRTFADEDTTEEQAKADYRKIAERRVRLGLVLAQIGEKSDIKISDDEVTQALIERVRQYPGQERQVWEFYQKNPQALAEIRAPLFEEKVVDQILSQVKVNEETVSKEALFSDDEAEGSDSEPKGKGGQKASKGE from the coding sequence ATGCAGGTGACGGAAACACTGTCCCAAGGCTTGAAGCGAGAGTTCAAGGTCGTGCTCCCGGCCACCGAGTTGGAGCAGCGCCTGAACAGCGAGCTGGACAACATCAAGGATCGCGTGCGGCTCAACGGCTTCCGCCCCGGCAAGGTGCCGGTCGCCCACCTGCGCAAGGTCTATGGCCGCTCCGTGATGTCCGACGTTCTCCAGAACGCCGTCAACGAGGCCAACCGCAAGATTGTCGAGGACAACGGCCTGAAGCTCGCCCATGAGCCGCAGATCCAGTTCCCCGAGGACAAGGACACGATCGAGAAGGCCATGGACGCCAAGGGCGATCTCGCCTTCACGGTCGCCCTCGAAGTCCTGCCGGACTTCGAGCTGGCCGATCTGTCGGACGTGAGCGTCAAGAAGCCGGTGGTCGAGGTTTCCGAGACGGAAATCAACGAGTCGCTCGAGCGCATGGCCAAGCAGAACCGCTCCTTCGAGACGAAGGAAGGCGCGGCCGCCGACGGCGACCGTGTCCTGGTGGACTTCGTGGGCCGAATCGACGGCACCGAGTTCGAAGGCGGCAACGGCCAGGACATCCACGTTGAGCTGGGCTCCAACACCTTCATCCCGGGCTTCGAGGAGCAGCTCATCGGCCTGAAGGCCGGCGACACCAAGCTCGTGAAGGTCAAGTTCCCCGAGAACTACCTGGCCGCTCACCTGGCCGGCAAGGATGCCGAGTTCGACGTGACCGTGAAGGACGTCGAGGCTCCCGGCGAGCTGAAGATCGACGACGAGATGGCCAAGGGCTTCGGCATGGAGTCCCTGGACAAGCTCAAGGAAGCGATCGGCGACGCCATCAAGCGCGATTTCGACGCTCAGTCCCGCCGCAAGGTGAAGAAGGAGCTCCTGGACGCTCTTGACGCCAAGTACAGCTTCGAGCTGCCCCCGTCCCTGGTCGAGCAGGAATTCGCTGCCGTTTGGTCGCAGGTCGAGGCCGACATGAAGTCGAATGGCCGCACCTTCGCCGACGAGGACACGACGGAAGAGCAGGCCAAGGCCGATTACCGCAAGATCGCCGAGCGTCGCGTGCGCCTCGGGTTGGTCCTTGCGCAGATCGGTGAGAAGTCCGATATCAAGATCTCCGACGACGAGGTGACTCAGGCCCTCATCGAGCGGGTCCGCCAGTATCCCGGCCAGGAGCGGCAGGTCTGGGAGTTCTACCAAAAGAACCCGCAGGCCCTAGCTGAAATCCGGGCTCCTCTGTTCGAGGAGAAAGTCGTCGACCAGATCCTGTCCCAGGTGAAGGTGAACGAGGAGACGGTTTCCAAGGAAGCCCTCTTCAGCGACGATGAGGCCGAAGGGTCCGATTCCGAGCCGAAGGGTAAGGGCGGTCAGAAAGCCAGCAAGGGCGAGTAA
- a CDS encoding helix-turn-helix transcriptional regulator has translation MRKASRLFEIIQILRIADEPVTAARIARTLGVTARSIYRDIGALQAMNVPIQGGRGIGYMLRAGFDLPPLMFSIEETEAIVLALALLERTGDAALEQSAKRISQKIAAAVPPPLRQALAADTLHAWGAAARTGSGIDLAVVRAAIRDERKLAIAYRDEQGRRTERTIRPIALIYYPEAANIVAWCELREDLRHFRADRVESGAPVEVFFKGEGDALRRRWVSSWAVDRSVAETGAA, from the coding sequence ATGCGGAAAGCCTCCCGGCTGTTCGAGATCATCCAGATCCTGCGGATCGCGGACGAACCGGTGACGGCGGCGCGGATCGCCCGAACTCTGGGTGTGACGGCGCGGTCGATCTACCGGGATATCGGGGCGCTGCAGGCCATGAATGTTCCGATTCAAGGCGGGCGCGGCATCGGGTACATGCTGCGCGCCGGGTTCGATCTGCCGCCGCTCATGTTCTCCATCGAGGAAACGGAGGCCATCGTGCTGGCCCTCGCGCTCCTGGAGCGCACCGGCGATGCCGCCCTCGAGCAATCGGCGAAAAGGATCAGCCAGAAGATCGCCGCAGCCGTTCCTCCGCCGCTCCGCCAGGCTCTTGCCGCCGATACCCTTCACGCCTGGGGAGCCGCAGCCCGGACGGGCTCGGGCATCGACCTCGCGGTGGTGAGAGCTGCGATCCGGGACGAGAGGAAGCTCGCGATCGCCTATCGCGATGAGCAGGGGCGGCGGACCGAAAGGACGATCCGTCCCATCGCGCTCATCTATTACCCGGAGGCCGCCAACATCGTCGCGTGGTGCGAGTTGCGTGAGGATCTGCGCCACTTCCGTGCGGACCGCGTGGAGAGCGGAGCGCCCGTGGAGGTCTTCTTCAAGGGTGAAGGGGATGCGCTGAGGCGCCGATGGGTTTCCAGTTGGGCCGTCGACCGGAGCGTTGCGGAAACAGGCGCCGCGTGA
- a CDS encoding outer membrane protein, translated as MKKILLSSVALLGLTAGAMAADLPSRRAPAPIVAAVPVFTWTGFYVGVNAGVGFNNGDDDLVFGGDTILADSDNDASFVGGAQVGYNYQMGSFVVGVEGDLQWADFGSTTYDFTGLGGGLITRDSGDWFGTVRGRVGVAFDRALIYATGGWAFADNRNGWTVGGGIEYAITNNLSAKLEGLYVKLNSDDFTVPGVGTVSTGDTDFGVVRAGLNYRFGTY; from the coding sequence ATGAAAAAGATTCTTCTCTCCTCGGTTGCTCTTCTCGGCCTCACCGCTGGCGCGATGGCTGCCGACCTCCCGTCCCGCCGCGCTCCGGCTCCGATCGTGGCTGCCGTTCCGGTCTTCACCTGGACCGGTTTCTACGTCGGTGTGAACGCCGGCGTCGGCTTCAACAACGGCGATGACGATCTCGTGTTCGGCGGCGACACCATCCTCGCCGACAGCGACAACGACGCGAGCTTCGTGGGCGGCGCTCAGGTCGGCTACAACTACCAGATGGGCTCCTTCGTGGTCGGCGTGGAAGGCGACCTGCAGTGGGCCGATTTCGGCAGCACCACCTACGACTTCACCGGTCTTGGCGGCGGCCTGATCACCCGTGATTCGGGCGACTGGTTCGGCACGGTTCGCGGCCGCGTCGGCGTCGCGTTCGACCGCGCTCTGATCTACGCCACCGGCGGCTGGGCGTTCGCGGACAACCGCAACGGCTGGACGGTCGGCGGCGGCATCGAGTACGCCATCACCAACAACCTCTCGGCCAAGCTCGAAGGCCTGTACGTGAAGCTCAACAGCGACGACTTCACGGTCCCGGGCGTTGGCACGGTCAGCACCGGCGACACCGATTTCGGTGTGGTTCGCGCCGGCCTGAACTACCGCTTCGGCACCTACTAA
- a CDS encoding multicopper oxidase family protein, with translation MITRRAAIGGLATTLIGLTGRATAQGAAQGTAQGSQPSPAIEGQKGNGPGWNVTAKPRKMRLLPDASREADLWTFNGRLAPAFRIKHGAEVRLSLINEAPQPLSLHFHGVRGPNDMDGVGGFSFHALRNSADGRGVFTQEPVWPGQRFDYLFTPPDPGTFLIRPCILGKSAEPMERGLSGLLVVEETNPPEVDQDIALLVDDWALADDGSLALGDPAPAGRLGSVLTANGKPAPQRIEAAPGGRVRLRLANACNARIMRLGLEGLNACVIAVDGQPSSTFEPLKASLPFAPGNRYDLLVDLPRETGSAGTVSALIGNGFPLLEIVAAGDRREPLRPVAPLPANPRLPEAIRLQSAARKDVAITGDPRRPDAPWAVNGAQGQPSNPPLVKVGRGTPVVLALRNETGYVQPLHLHGHAFRLLHALDDGWEPYWLDTVQVPENKTVRIAFVADNPGKWLLASTVMERFDAGLWTWIEVS, from the coding sequence ATGATCACTCGCCGCGCCGCCATCGGGGGCCTTGCCACGACCCTGATCGGGCTGACCGGGCGGGCGACGGCGCAAGGAGCGGCCCAAGGAACGGCCCAAGGCTCGCAGCCCTCTCCGGCGATCGAGGGCCAGAAGGGCAACGGCCCCGGCTGGAACGTCACCGCCAAGCCTCGAAAGATGCGCCTGCTGCCCGACGCGTCCCGGGAGGCCGACCTCTGGACCTTCAACGGCCGATTGGCGCCTGCCTTCAGGATCAAGCATGGAGCAGAGGTGCGGCTGTCCCTCATCAACGAAGCACCCCAGCCCCTGTCCCTGCATTTTCACGGCGTCCGAGGACCGAATGACATGGATGGCGTAGGAGGGTTCTCGTTTCACGCTCTCCGCAACAGCGCCGATGGCAGAGGCGTATTCACGCAAGAACCTGTTTGGCCAGGCCAGCGCTTTGATTATCTCTTTACCCCTCCCGACCCCGGCACCTTCCTGATCCGCCCCTGCATCCTGGGCAAGAGCGCCGAGCCTATGGAGCGGGGCCTGTCGGGTCTGCTGGTCGTCGAGGAAACCAACCCTCCTGAGGTCGATCAGGATATTGCCCTGCTCGTGGACGACTGGGCCCTTGCGGACGACGGGAGTCTTGCTCTCGGAGATCCCGCTCCCGCAGGACGGCTGGGCAGCGTCCTGACCGCCAATGGCAAACCCGCTCCACAGCGGATCGAGGCCGCGCCCGGCGGGCGCGTCCGCCTCCGGCTCGCCAATGCCTGCAACGCCCGGATCATGCGGCTCGGCCTCGAAGGACTGAACGCCTGCGTGATCGCCGTCGACGGGCAGCCCTCCAGCACCTTCGAGCCCCTGAAGGCGTCCCTGCCCTTCGCGCCCGGAAACCGTTACGACCTGCTCGTCGACCTGCCGCGGGAGACCGGCTCTGCCGGGACCGTGAGCGCCCTGATCGGCAACGGATTCCCGCTCCTGGAGATCGTCGCGGCGGGCGACAGGCGCGAGCCCTTGCGTCCGGTCGCTCCCCTGCCGGCCAATCCGAGGCTCCCGGAGGCCATCAGGCTCCAGAGCGCCGCCCGCAAGGACGTGGCGATCACGGGAGACCCGAGACGCCCCGATGCCCCCTGGGCCGTCAACGGAGCCCAGGGCCAGCCGTCGAATCCGCCGCTCGTGAAGGTCGGTCGCGGGACGCCCGTGGTCCTGGCGCTCAGGAACGAGACCGGCTACGTCCAGCCCCTGCACCTGCACGGGCACGCGTTCCGGCTTCTGCACGCGCTCGACGACGGCTGGGAGCCCTATTGGCTCGACACGGTGCAGGTCCCGGAGAACAAGACGGTCCGGATCGCCTTCGTGGCCGACAATCCCGGCAAGTGGCTCCTCGCCTCGACGGTCATGGAGCGGTTCGATGCGGGCCTGTGGACCTGGATCGAGGTCAGTTGA
- a CDS encoding alpha/beta fold hydrolase, with protein sequence MAETLVLIPGLACTARLFDAQIAALSGRRNVVVADHKQDDSIPAIAARLLKDAPQRFALAGLSMGGYVAMEVMRQAPERIERLALLDTSARPDTPEASRDREQFIVLAQAGRFEEIDSKLWPRLVHPDHRNDRDLRAIVSGMLRETGAEAFGRQQRAIMNRADSRPLLPGIEIPTLILVGEGDAITPPEIAREMADMIEWASLVIVPGAGHLSSLEQPERVAHAMRMWLEEG encoded by the coding sequence ATGGCCGAAACATTGGTTCTGATTCCGGGTTTGGCCTGCACGGCGCGCCTGTTCGACGCCCAGATCGCCGCCTTGTCCGGACGCAGGAACGTTGTCGTCGCCGACCATAAGCAAGATGATTCGATTCCTGCAATAGCCGCGCGGCTTCTGAAGGATGCCCCGCAACGCTTCGCCCTCGCCGGGCTCTCCATGGGCGGATACGTGGCCATGGAGGTCATGCGCCAGGCGCCCGAACGGATCGAGCGTCTCGCGCTCCTCGACACCAGCGCCCGACCGGATACGCCCGAAGCGAGCCGGGATCGCGAGCAGTTCATCGTCCTGGCCCAGGCGGGGCGCTTCGAGGAAATCGATTCAAAGCTCTGGCCGCGCCTGGTGCATCCCGACCACCGGAACGATCGGGACCTCCGGGCGATCGTGTCCGGAATGTTGCGCGAGACCGGGGCGGAGGCTTTCGGCAGGCAGCAGCGCGCGATCATGAACCGGGCGGATTCCCGGCCCCTGCTGCCCGGAATCGAAATCCCGACCCTGATTCTCGTCGGGGAGGGCGATGCCATCACGCCTCCCGAGATCGCCCGCGAGATGGCCGACATGATCGAATGGGCCTCTCTCGTCATCGTGCCGGGGGCAGGGCACCTGTCCAGCCTGGAGCAGCCCGAGAGGGTCGCGCACGCCATGCGGATGTGGCTCGAAGAGGGCTGA
- a CDS encoding LysE family translocator: protein MTYSANLGLFLTLLLGIIIVPGMDMLFVLANALTGGRRAGLAATAGIMTGGAAHTIFGALGVGLIARLSPAILSALLYAGAAYMTWIGLTLLRSSITIGDVGAAKPRSLWVAFRQGAVTCLLNPKAYLFVLAVYPQFLLPHYGPIWLQALVMGLMTIAMQFAIYGGLAMAAGRGRELLVSSPRATAMISRLAGILLIGIAIATALR from the coding sequence ATGACGTATAGCGCGAATCTCGGGCTCTTTCTCACGCTTCTTCTGGGCATCATCATCGTTCCGGGCATGGACATGCTCTTCGTCCTCGCCAATGCCCTGACGGGCGGGCGCAGGGCCGGCCTCGCGGCGACGGCGGGCATCATGACGGGAGGGGCGGCGCACACGATCTTCGGCGCGCTCGGCGTCGGGCTGATCGCGCGCCTGTCGCCGGCGATCCTGAGCGCCCTGCTCTATGCCGGCGCGGCCTACATGACCTGGATCGGCCTGACGCTTCTGCGCAGCTCGATCACGATCGGCGATGTCGGAGCGGCGAAACCGCGATCCCTGTGGGTGGCCTTCCGGCAGGGCGCCGTCACATGCCTTCTCAATCCGAAAGCCTATCTCTTCGTGCTCGCGGTCTATCCGCAGTTCCTGCTGCCCCATTACGGGCCGATCTGGCTGCAGGCCCTGGTGATGGGACTTATGACGATCGCGATGCAGTTCGCGATCTATGGCGGGCTCGCCATGGCGGCGGGACGCGGCCGGGAACTCCTGGTCTCCAGCCCACGCGCCACCGCAATGATCAGCCGCCTCGCCGGAATCCTGCTCATCGGCATCGCGATCGCCACGGCCCTGCGCTAG
- the glnA gene encoding type I glutamate--ammonia ligase, with protein MQTAKDVLKAIKDNDVKYVDFRFTDPRGKWQHVTFDVSMVDEEMFADGIMFDGSSIAGWKAINESDMTLMPDPTTAQMDPFFSASTLTINCDILEPATGEPYNRDPRGIAKKAEAYLRSTGIADTVYVGPEAEFFVFDDVKFMADPYNTGFRLDASELPTNGDTAYEGGNLGHRIPIKGGYFPVPPLDSAQDMRGEMLAAMKSMGVTVEKHHHEVASAQHELGTKFNTLVRTADEMQIYKYCIHNVAQSYGKTATFMPKPVYGDNGSGMHVHQSLWKDGKPIFAGNKYADLSQECLWYIGGIIKHAKALNAFTNPSTNSYKRLVPGYEAPVLLAYSARNRSASCRIPWTTSPKAKRVEIRFPDPTANPYLAFTAIMMAGLDGILNKIDPGQAMDKDLYDLPPKELKKIPTVCGSLREALASVDKDRAFLKAGGVFTDDFIDSYIELKMTEVARFEMTPHPVEFQMYYSV; from the coding sequence ATGCAGACCGCCAAGGATGTGCTCAAGGCGATCAAAGATAACGACGTGAAGTACGTCGACTTCCGTTTCACGGATCCGCGCGGCAAGTGGCAGCACGTGACCTTCGACGTCTCGATGGTCGACGAGGAAATGTTCGCCGACGGCATCATGTTCGACGGCTCCTCCATCGCCGGCTGGAAGGCGATCAACGAGTCCGACATGACCCTCATGCCCGATCCGACGACGGCGCAGATGGACCCGTTCTTCTCGGCCTCCACCCTGACGATCAACTGCGATATTCTCGAGCCCGCCACGGGCGAGCCCTATAACCGCGATCCGCGCGGCATCGCCAAGAAGGCCGAGGCCTATCTTCGCTCCACCGGCATCGCCGATACGGTCTATGTCGGCCCCGAGGCCGAGTTCTTCGTGTTCGACGACGTGAAGTTCATGGCCGACCCCTACAATACCGGCTTCAGGCTCGACGCGTCGGAACTTCCGACCAACGGCGACACGGCCTATGAAGGCGGCAACCTCGGTCACCGCATCCCGATCAAGGGCGGCTACTTCCCGGTTCCCCCGCTGGATTCGGCCCAGGACATGCGCGGCGAAATGCTGGCGGCCATGAAGTCCATGGGCGTGACGGTCGAGAAGCACCACCACGAGGTGGCCTCCGCCCAGCACGAACTCGGCACGAAGTTCAACACGCTCGTCCGCACCGCCGACGAGATGCAGATCTACAAGTACTGCATCCACAACGTCGCCCAGTCCTACGGCAAGACGGCCACCTTCATGCCGAAGCCGGTCTACGGCGACAACGGCTCGGGCATGCACGTGCACCAGTCCCTTTGGAAGGACGGCAAGCCTATCTTCGCCGGCAATAAATATGCCGATCTGAGCCAGGAATGCCTGTGGTACATCGGCGGCATCATCAAGCACGCCAAGGCGCTCAACGCCTTCACCAACCCGTCGACGAACTCCTACAAGCGTCTCGTCCCGGGCTATGAGGCTCCGGTCCTGCTCGCCTACTCGGCGCGCAACCGTTCGGCATCCTGCCGCATTCCGTGGACCACCTCTCCGAAGGCCAAGCGGGTCGAGATCCGCTTCCCCGATCCGACCGCCAACCCCTATCTCGCTTTCACGGCGATCATGATGGCGGGCCTCGACGGCATCCTGAACAAGATCGATCCCGGCCAGGCGATGGACAAGGATCTCTACGACCTGCCCCCGAAGGAACTCAAGAAGATCCCGACGGTCTGCGGCTCCCTGCGCGAAGCCCTCGCCAGCGTCGACAAGGACCGCGCCTTCCTCAAGGCCGGCGGCGTCTTCACGGACGACTTCATCGACAGCTATATCGAGCTGAAGATGACGGAGGTCGCCCGCTTCGAGATGACCCCGCACCCGGTCGAGTTCCAGATGTACTATTCCGTCTGA
- a CDS encoding ATP-dependent Clp protease proteolytic subunit, with the protein MRDPVALYNNTLVPMVVEQSNRGERAFDIYSRLLRERIIFLTGPVEDYSASLIVAQLLFLEAENPKKEISFYINSPGGVVTSGLSIYDTMQFIRCPVSTLCVGQAASMGSLLLTAGEKGMRFALPNARIMVHQPSGGYQGQVTDIMIHARESEALKRRLNEIYVNHTSRNYEEIERALERDNFMTAEAAREFGLIDQVIEKRPEPAATPT; encoded by the coding sequence ATGAGAGATCCGGTAGCGCTCTATAACAACACGCTCGTTCCCATGGTGGTCGAGCAGTCGAACCGCGGCGAGCGCGCCTTCGACATCTATTCGCGCCTCCTGCGCGAACGGATTATCTTCCTGACGGGTCCGGTCGAAGACTATTCGGCGTCGCTCATCGTGGCGCAGTTGCTGTTCCTCGAAGCCGAGAACCCGAAGAAGGAGATTTCCTTCTACATCAACTCTCCCGGCGGCGTCGTGACCTCGGGCCTGTCGATCTACGACACGATGCAGTTCATCCGCTGCCCGGTTTCGACCCTCTGCGTCGGCCAGGCCGCCTCGATGGGCTCGCTCCTGCTGACCGCCGGCGAGAAGGGCATGCGCTTCGCGCTCCCCAATGCCCGGATCATGGTCCACCAGCCGTCCGGCGGCTATCAGGGTCAGGTCACCGACATCATGATCCACGCCCGCGAGAGCGAGGCCCTCAAGCGCCGGCTCAATGAGATCTACGTTAACCATACGAGCCGGAACTACGAGGAAATCGAGCGAGCGCTCGAGCGCGACAACTTCATGACCGCCGAGGCAGCCCGGGAATTCGGCCTGATCGACCAGGTCATCGAGAAGCGTCCCGAGCCGGCGGCAACCCCGACCTAA
- a CDS encoding NAD(P)H-hydrate dehydratase, producing the protein MPPELILTPPDMKQADARTIESGISGIELMRRAGRAVARAAAEMLTKEARVIVAAGPGQNGGDGFIVATLLAEQGHRVSLGLLGSVERLSGDAALAAKDWQGRIEPVETLPFSEADLIVDALFGTGLARDLDGAAHLAVDRMNASGRPVLAVDLPSGLDGATGRVRGIAARAVRTVTFAARKPCHVLMPGRTFCGRVEVADIGIGREILQAVGGRLFANAPALWLHKLPRPELGSHKYDRGHTLVLSGGATRTGAARLAARAALRIGSGLVTVASPPEALGVNAAHLTAVMLRGCDGPEGLHHILQDRRLNALVLGPALGVHSGTRAMVAVAAQARRSLVLDADALTSFEGLATELHQAFRHAPTVLTPHDGEFSRLFKDHPDLLDPDSKIERARRAALYTGAVVVLKGPDTVIAAPDGRVAVNENGTPYLGTAGSGDTLSGIIAGLMAQGLPAFEAASAGVWIHAEAGASFGPGLIAEDLAELIPGVLRGLLN; encoded by the coding sequence ATGCCTCCTGAACTCATCCTCACGCCCCCGGACATGAAACAAGCGGATGCCCGGACCATCGAGTCTGGGATTTCCGGTATCGAACTCATGCGGCGAGCGGGCCGCGCCGTCGCCCGGGCGGCAGCGGAGATGCTCACGAAAGAGGCGCGCGTGATCGTCGCCGCGGGCCCCGGCCAGAACGGGGGTGACGGCTTTATCGTCGCGACGCTCCTGGCCGAGCAGGGCCATCGGGTCTCGCTCGGCCTGCTCGGAAGCGTCGAGCGGCTCTCGGGCGATGCCGCCCTCGCGGCAAAGGATTGGCAGGGGCGTATCGAGCCGGTCGAGACCCTGCCGTTCTCCGAGGCCGACCTGATCGTCGACGCGCTGTTCGGCACGGGGCTTGCGCGGGATCTCGACGGTGCGGCCCATCTCGCGGTCGACCGCATGAACGCCTCCGGCAGACCCGTCCTCGCCGTCGACCTGCCCTCGGGGCTGGACGGCGCGACGGGCCGGGTGCGGGGCATCGCGGCCAGGGCGGTCCGGACGGTGACCTTCGCGGCCCGCAAGCCCTGTCACGTCCTGATGCCGGGCCGGACCTTCTGCGGGCGCGTGGAGGTGGCCGATATCGGCATCGGCCGGGAGATCCTCCAGGCGGTCGGCGGGAGGCTTTTCGCGAATGCTCCCGCGCTGTGGCTCCACAAGCTGCCCCGGCCCGAGCTCGGCTCCCATAAATACGACCGGGGCCACACCCTCGTTCTTTCGGGCGGCGCGACGCGGACGGGCGCGGCGCGGCTGGCGGCCCGGGCGGCCTTGCGGATCGGGTCGGGCCTCGTCACGGTGGCTTCGCCCCCGGAGGCTCTCGGGGTCAACGCGGCCCATCTCACCGCCGTCATGCTGCGGGGCTGCGACGGTCCGGAGGGGCTCCATCACATCCTCCAGGACCGGCGGCTGAACGCCCTGGTGCTCGGGCCCGCCCTCGGGGTCCATTCCGGCACCCGCGCCATGGTGGCGGTGGCGGCCCAGGCCCGCCGCAGCCTCGTGCTGGATGCGGATGCGCTGACATCCTTCGAAGGGCTCGCCACGGAGCTTCATCAGGCTTTCCGCCATGCGCCGACGGTGCTGACGCCCCATGACGGCGAGTTCAGCCGTCTGTTCAAGGATCACCCGGATCTCCTCGATCCGGACTCGAAAATCGAGCGGGCGCGTCGCGCCGCCCTCTACACGGGCGCGGTCGTGGTGCTCAAGGGGCCGGACACGGTCATCGCGGCGCCGGACGGACGCGTGGCCGTCAACGAAAACGGCACGCCTTATCTCGGCACGGCTGGATCGGGCGACACCTTGAGCGGAATTATCGCGGGCCTCATGGCCCAGGGGTTGCCTGCCTTCGAGGCCGCTTCCGCGGGCGTCTGGATCCACGCGGAAGCGGGCGCGAGCTTCGGGCCGGGACTGATCGCCGAGGATCTGGCCGAACTCATTCCGGGGGTCCTGCGCGGCCTTCTCAACTGA
- a CDS encoding DUF1236 domain-containing protein, whose product MKSAMIAVAAAFGLLAAVPASAQTAVTTTETTGSITIAPEKRTIIHERLGSTKPVTVKEKVTVGATVPGTVELQTVPDTIVSDIPSVKGYSYFVYNNDVVFVDPKTRKVVTIVQ is encoded by the coding sequence ATGAAGAGCGCTATGATCGCAGTTGCGGCCGCTTTCGGCCTTTTGGCCGCTGTTCCGGCCAGCGCCCAGACGGCCGTGACGACCACGGAGACCACCGGCTCCATCACCATCGCGCCGGAAAAGCGCACCATCATCCATGAGCGCCTCGGCTCGACGAAGCCCGTGACCGTGAAGGAGAAGGTGACCGTGGGCGCGACGGTTCCTGGCACCGTCGAGTTGCAGACGGTTCCCGACACCATCGTGTCCGACATCCCGTCCGTGAAGGGCTACAGCTATTTCGTCTACAATAACGACGTCGTCTTTGTGGATCCCAAGACCCGCAAGGTCGTGACCATCGTCCAGTAA
- a CDS encoding P-II family nitrogen regulator produces MKKIEAIIKPFKLDEVKEALQEVGLQGITVIEAKGFGRQKGHTELYRGAEYVVDFLPKVKLEIVLNDDMAESAIEAIRKAAQTGRIGDGKIFVSTVEEAVRIRTGETGSDAI; encoded by the coding sequence ATGAAGAAAATCGAAGCCATCATCAAACCTTTCAAGCTCGATGAAGTCAAAGAAGCCCTCCAGGAAGTCGGGCTCCAGGGCATCACGGTCATCGAAGCGAAGGGTTTCGGCCGTCAGAAGGGCCATACCGAGCTGTATCGCGGAGCGGAATACGTCGTCGACTTTCTGCCCAAGGTGAAGCTCGAGATCGTCCTGAACGACGACATGGCCGAAAGCGCCATCGAGGCCATCCGCAAGGCGGCCCAGACCGGGCGCATCGGAGACGGAAAGATTTTCGTGTCGACGGTCGAAGAGGCCGTCCGCATCCGTACGGGCGAGACCGGATCCGACGCGATCTAA